The following are from one region of the Cloacibacterium normanense genome:
- a CDS encoding UbiA prenyltransferase family protein: MNVINLLKNILLKSQIYVSLCATLLGVFILQEQESYQNTLAFILFLTFWNGYFFTVYHKRKFAKIWNILGFVLISSILLKYFDLNFYLKWLIVLILGFIYNADFLNINLRQFSLVKTFYVGFIWALTLVWFPLKEMNWAWFFIIFFYTSAITFPFEIRDLKRDDFTTLPMKIGIQNTKYLSYIFLCLSSVLTIYFLKFEFAFSLFLTFTFASILIYFSHQKRADWYYSFLMESLSLMPFLILVLLK, translated from the coding sequence ATGAACGTTATAAATTTACTAAAAAATATTCTACTAAAGTCGCAGATTTATGTTTCTCTTTGCGCAACGCTATTAGGCGTTTTCATCTTGCAAGAGCAAGAATCTTACCAAAATACTTTAGCATTCATCCTTTTCCTTACATTTTGGAATGGATATTTTTTCACCGTTTATCACAAAAGAAAATTTGCAAAAATTTGGAATATTTTAGGATTTGTTCTTATCAGTTCCATTCTTTTGAAATATTTTGACCTGAATTTTTACTTGAAATGGCTGATTGTTTTAATTCTTGGTTTTATTTACAACGCAGATTTTTTGAACATTAATCTTCGACAATTTTCTTTGGTCAAAACTTTTTATGTGGGATTTATTTGGGCGCTGACTTTGGTCTGGTTTCCTCTGAAAGAAATGAATTGGGCGTGGTTTTTTATTATTTTTTTCTATACTTCTGCCATTACTTTTCCATTCGAAATTAGAGATTTAAAACGAGATGATTTCACAACTTTACCTATGAAAATCGGCATTCAAAACACCAAATATTTGAGTTATATTTTTTTATGTTTGAGTTCAGTTTTGACAATATATTTCCTGAAATTTGAATTTGCATTTTCGCTGTTCTTAACCTTTACCTTTGCCTCCATCTTAATTTATTTTTCACATCAAAAACGTGCAGATTGGTATTATTCTTTTTTAATGGAGAGTTTAAGCCTAATGCCGTTTTTAATTCTCGTTTTATTGAAGTAA
- the recF gene encoding DNA replication/repair protein RecF (All proteins in this family for which functions are known are DNA-binding proteins that assist the filamentation of RecA onto DNA for the initiation of recombination or recombinational repair.) translates to MIIKNLKIFNFKNHSENSFDFSPEINCFVGNNGAGKTNILDALHYLSMAKSFLGNLDAQNILQDSDFFAIEAEIQGDEKNDIIKVQLPKEGKKIIKKNDKTYERIADHIGFLPSVMISPYDANLISDGSESRRKFLDAMISQTDSDYLFALIQYQKTLQQRNALLKYFAKNRTFDLDSLEIYNEPLTKFGTQIFEKRQRFVASILPTIQHFYEIISKGNEKVTVIYDSNLNEQNFEEILNENLEKDRVLTYTSRGIHKDDLRFEMNGNLIKKFGSQGQQKSFLIALKLAQIKRIKDITNKNPILLLDDIFDKLDDNRVSQLIELVNQQNFGQIFITDTHRERTESVVKRINEESKIFQI, encoded by the coding sequence ATGATCATCAAAAATCTGAAAATATTCAATTTCAAAAATCACAGTGAAAATTCATTCGATTTTTCGCCAGAAATCAATTGTTTCGTGGGAAATAACGGCGCTGGAAAAACCAATATTCTGGATGCACTTCATTATCTTTCGATGGCAAAAAGTTTTCTGGGAAATCTTGATGCTCAAAACATTTTACAGGACAGTGATTTTTTTGCGATAGAAGCAGAAATTCAAGGAGATGAAAAAAATGACATCATCAAAGTGCAATTGCCCAAAGAAGGTAAAAAAATCATTAAAAAAAATGATAAAACCTACGAAAGAATTGCAGACCACATTGGATTTTTGCCAAGTGTAATGATTTCTCCCTATGATGCAAATCTCATTTCTGATGGCAGCGAAAGCAGAAGAAAGTTTCTAGATGCCATGATTTCTCAGACCGATTCTGATTATCTTTTTGCTTTGATTCAATACCAAAAAACGCTTCAACAAAGAAATGCATTACTCAAATATTTTGCTAAAAACAGAACTTTCGACCTCGATTCTCTAGAAATATACAACGAACCTTTGACCAAATTTGGAACTCAAATTTTTGAAAAAAGACAACGATTCGTTGCATCAATTCTTCCTACAATTCAGCATTTTTACGAAATTATTTCAAAAGGAAACGAAAAAGTTACCGTGATTTATGATAGTAATTTGAATGAACAAAATTTTGAAGAAATCTTAAACGAAAACCTCGAAAAAGACAGAGTTCTCACTTATACTTCACGAGGAATCCATAAGGATGATTTGCGCTTCGAAATGAACGGAAATTTGATTAAAAAATTCGGAAGTCAAGGTCAACAAAAATCTTTCCTTATTGCTCTGAAATTAGCTCAAATCAAAAGAATTAAAGACATCACGAATAAAAATCCTATTCTTCTTTTGGATGATATTTTTGATAAGTTAGATGACAATAGAGTTTCTCAGTTGATAGAATTGGTAAACCAACAGAATTTCGGACAGATTTTCATTACAGATACACATAGAGAACGTACAGAATCTGTGGTGAAAAGGATTAATGAAGAAAGTAAGATTTTTCAGATTTAA
- a CDS encoding recombinase, giving the protein MRFQFNTSQSSAEILDKYFSIKNETRDLKPLTELFHSLQKENFSNFLTFLKEHEEIRQNLVYYINTVFMGRAFNLSLTEANILSEDAFFPELRKRILSKFLPPVEDDNTISNIISNVFFRDNADFKFIKKVSRQESDELFRMLEIDRMILQPKVKKELLFSMNILAWRAIGNALDVDVLKMAPEYKNFDNPFLALQDELDILISDFKKNQAIVLTSKDSHYKQIKIYLQQCFAFISKAFKNASKYGISGKTNQSLLKIRQQLQRISEILELLVIDDEKDVIRKSKNLVINILDYKSHRNNIRDLFNDSTTLLSHLITTHTAETGTNYITTSPKEYLKMFKKASGGGIIVGALCVIKMLYAYVPGSEFYHAFLYSFNYAMGFIMIYLMNFTLATKQPAMTAATMAKVLSEGKNNSKNYLDFAHLVSKLFRSQFIAFVGNVLLSFPIALAIIYGLEILFGQNFAIEKSSTLLKDLDPFHSKALLHAALAGVYLFISGIIAGNVGNTSVFYKIPERIAKNPYIHYLFGRNFAENLSQYYSKNWAGIMSNLWLGIFLGSTATIGKFFGLDLDIRHITFAAGNFALGLYGKEFSIDTQTFIIAFVTVFLIGFLNFIVSFGLSMVLAFRSRKVNFGEVRNLNRSIIKYFFKNPLIFFFPIRSVLDERAKKLISDTTKHTHP; this is encoded by the coding sequence GTGAGGTTTCAATTCAATACATCGCAAAGTTCAGCAGAGATTCTTGATAAATATTTTTCTATCAAGAACGAAACGCGTGATTTAAAACCTCTTACAGAGCTTTTTCATTCTCTACAAAAAGAAAATTTCTCTAATTTTTTAACTTTTCTTAAAGAACACGAAGAAATAAGACAAAACTTGGTGTATTACATCAATACTGTCTTTATGGGAAGAGCTTTTAACCTTTCTCTTACCGAAGCCAATATTCTTTCAGAAGACGCATTTTTTCCGGAATTAAGAAAAAGAATTTTGTCGAAATTTCTACCGCCAGTAGAAGATGATAATACTATTTCTAACATTATTTCAAACGTCTTTTTTAGAGATAATGCTGATTTTAAATTCATCAAAAAAGTTTCTAGACAAGAATCTGACGAACTTTTCAGAATGTTAGAAATCGACCGCATGATTCTACAGCCAAAAGTGAAAAAAGAACTTCTTTTTTCGATGAATATTTTGGCGTGGAGAGCTATTGGAAACGCTTTAGATGTAGATGTGCTGAAAATGGCTCCAGAATATAAAAATTTCGACAATCCATTTTTGGCATTACAAGATGAATTAGACATTCTTATCAGCGATTTCAAAAAGAATCAAGCCATCGTTCTTACCTCTAAAGACAGTCATTATAAGCAAATTAAAATTTACCTTCAGCAATGTTTTGCTTTCATCAGCAAAGCGTTCAAAAATGCTTCTAAATACGGAATTTCTGGTAAAACCAATCAGTCTTTGCTGAAAATTCGTCAACAATTACAACGTATTTCAGAAATTTTAGAACTTCTAGTCATTGATGATGAAAAAGACGTAATAAGAAAGTCTAAAAATTTGGTTATCAATATTTTAGATTATAAATCTCACCGTAATAACATCCGAGATTTATTCAATGATAGCACCACATTGCTTTCGCATCTCATTACTACACATACCGCAGAAACAGGAACCAATTACATTACGACTTCGCCAAAAGAATATCTTAAAATGTTCAAAAAAGCAAGTGGTGGCGGAATTATCGTAGGTGCGCTTTGTGTAATAAAAATGCTATATGCTTATGTTCCAGGTAGTGAATTTTACCATGCATTTTTATACTCATTTAATTATGCGATGGGTTTCATTATGATTTATTTAATGAATTTCACGCTGGCTACAAAACAACCGGCCATGACTGCTGCAACGATGGCTAAAGTGCTTTCTGAAGGAAAAAATAATTCTAAAAATTATCTAGATTTTGCCCATTTGGTTTCCAAATTATTCAGGAGTCAGTTCATTGCGTTTGTAGGAAATGTATTGTTGAGTTTCCCGATTGCGTTGGCCATTATTTATGGTTTAGAAATTCTTTTTGGACAGAATTTTGCCATCGAAAAATCTTCTACTTTGCTCAAAGATTTAGACCCATTTCATTCTAAAGCCTTATTGCATGCTGCTTTAGCGGGAGTTTATCTTTTCATTTCGGGGATTATTGCAGGAAATGTAGGAAACACCTCTGTTTTCTATAAAATACCAGAGAGAATTGCCAAAAATCCTTATATCCATTACCTTTTCGGAAGAAATTTTGCCGAAAATCTTTCACAATATTATTCTAAAAATTGGGCGGGAATTATGTCTAACCTTTGGTTAGGGATTTTCTTAGGTTCTACAGCTACCATCGGTAAGTTTTTTGGACTGGATTTAGATATTCGTCACATTACTTTCGCGGCAGGAAATTTTGCATTAGGATTATACGGAAAAGAATTTTCCATCGATACCCAAACGTTTATTATTGCTTTTGTAACGGTATTTTTGATTGGTTTCTTAAACTTTATAGTAAGCTTTGGATTGTCTATGGTTTTAGCATTCCGTTCTAGAAAAGTGAACTTTGGTGAGGTGAGAAACCTTAACCGAAGCATCATTAAATATTTCTTCAAAAATCCGCTGATTTTCTTTTTCCCAATTCGTTCTGTGTTAGACGAAAGAGCCAAAAAATTAATTTCCGATACTACAAAACATACACATCCATAA
- the mtgA gene encoding monofunctional biosynthetic peptidoglycan transglycosylase produces the protein MWKFIKKLFYTIAIISIFSIIWGRFFNPIITITQIEGLVKYQKLDRDYISFDEMGRNVKKAVIASEDQNFYRHNGFDFQAIQKAFADNQKGKKLKGGSTISQQTAKNVFLWNGRSYVRKGLEAIFTFIIEKVWSKDIILERYLNSIEMGQGVFGVEAASHYYFGKSSADLTKSEAAWIAVCLPNPKKYDPKNPSSYLSRKHSWVMRQMNYVNLE, from the coding sequence ATGTGGAAATTTATTAAGAAACTATTTTATACCATTGCCATCATCAGCATTTTTTCTATTATTTGGGGAAGATTTTTTAATCCGATTATTACCATTACGCAAATAGAAGGTTTGGTGAAATATCAAAAACTAGACAGAGATTACATCAGCTTTGATGAAATGGGAAGAAACGTAAAAAAGGCTGTCATTGCTAGCGAAGACCAGAATTTTTACAGACATAATGGTTTTGATTTTCAAGCCATCCAAAAAGCATTTGCCGATAATCAAAAAGGAAAAAAATTAAAAGGAGGAAGTACCATTTCTCAACAAACCGCAAAAAATGTTTTCCTTTGGAACGGCAGAAGTTACGTAAGAAAAGGTCTGGAAGCTATTTTCACCTTTATCATAGAAAAAGTTTGGAGCAAAGACATTATTTTAGAACGCTACCTGAATTCCATAGAAATGGGACAAGGTGTTTTCGGTGTAGAAGCAGCAAGTCACTACTATTTTGGGAAATCTTCGGCAGATTTAACCAAGTCAGAAGCAGCTTGGATTGCAGTTTGTCTTCCAAATCCTAAAAAATATGACCCGAAAAATCCGAGTTCTTATCTTTCTAGAAAACATTCTTGGGTGATGAGACAAATGAATTACGTAAATTTGGAATAA
- a CDS encoding ABC transporter substrate-binding protein, with product MKSYFFAFFALLMVISCKKETYQLSTDWIVISKNIQFKENGDFLLLKSGKHQYKIPHSKLPYQKIMLLNASLVGYITELGAEEKIIGVSSPEYIFSEKIQKRIQENKIQNIGNEQKYNVEKIIAYQPDAIFTNYVASFENTYEVLKKNGIEIIFIDEYLEEKPLEKAKIIEVFGKLLGKEKEALEKYSEIEKYYNSYKNLAAKSTNKLQVLTNEIYGNQWFVAGGNSQIAHFIKDANAQYIFGDNSESKSTPKSFEEVFSRAENAEFWVNVGNHKNKKDLLQINPNYAKMKVYQKGDIYTISGREKGSANDYFESGVVRADLVLKDYIKIFHPEIFPKDSLLYMKKLN from the coding sequence ATGAAATCATATTTTTTTGCTTTTTTTGCGTTATTGATGGTAATTTCTTGTAAAAAAGAAACTTATCAATTGTCCACAGATTGGATTGTCATTTCTAAAAACATTCAGTTCAAAGAAAATGGCGATTTTTTACTCTTAAAATCAGGAAAACATCAGTATAAAATTCCTCATTCTAAATTGCCGTACCAAAAAATTATGTTGCTCAACGCAAGTTTAGTGGGATACATTACAGAATTAGGCGCAGAAGAAAAAATCATTGGGGTTTCTAGTCCAGAATATATTTTTTCAGAGAAAATACAGAAAAGAATCCAAGAAAATAAAATTCAAAACATCGGAAACGAACAGAAATACAACGTAGAAAAAATCATCGCGTATCAACCAGATGCTATTTTCACCAATTACGTTGCCAGTTTCGAGAATACTTACGAAGTTTTAAAGAAAAACGGAATAGAAATTATCTTTATTGATGAATATTTAGAAGAGAAACCTTTAGAAAAAGCAAAAATAATAGAGGTTTTCGGTAAACTTCTCGGTAAAGAAAAAGAAGCATTAGAAAAATATTCAGAAATTGAAAAATATTATAATTCGTATAAGAATTTAGCAGCGAAATCTACGAATAAACTGCAAGTTTTAACCAATGAAATCTACGGAAATCAATGGTTTGTAGCAGGTGGAAACTCTCAAATCGCACATTTTATAAAAGATGCAAATGCCCAATATATTTTCGGGGATAATTCAGAATCTAAATCTACCCCAAAAAGCTTCGAAGAAGTCTTTTCTAGAGCCGAAAATGCAGAATTTTGGGTAAATGTAGGAAATCATAAAAACAAGAAAGATTTACTCCAAATCAATCCTAATTATGCGAAGATGAAAGTCTACCAAAAAGGCGATATTTACACGATTTCTGGTAGAGAAAAAGGCTCTGCCAATGATTATTTCGAAAGTGGAGTAGTGAGAGCAGATTTAGTTTTGAAAGATTATATAAAAATTTTTCATCCAGAGATTTTTCCAAAAGATTCATTATTGTATATGAAAAAACTGAATTAG
- a CDS encoding ABC transporter ATP-binding protein has product MSLEIKNLTKKFGEQTALHNINLDIHKNEIIGLLGPNGAGKSTLMKSIVGALKIEEGEIIFDGKNITENETEVKKNIGFLPENNPLYLEMYVKEYLQFVADIHQISKEKVDEIIDLVGITPEKSKKISQLSKGYKQRVGLAQAILHAPDLLILDEPTNGLDPNQILEIRNVIKEIGKEKTVILSTHIMQEVEALCTRVILIHQGNIVQDADIADFKGKFNNLEEAFAHYTSVKIED; this is encoded by the coding sequence ATGTCTTTAGAAATCAAAAATCTTACAAAAAAATTTGGCGAACAAACTGCGCTTCACAACATCAATTTAGATATTCACAAAAACGAAATCATAGGACTTCTAGGACCGAATGGTGCAGGAAAGTCTACCTTGATGAAATCTATTGTTGGTGCTCTAAAAATAGAGGAAGGAGAAATTATTTTTGATGGAAAAAACATTACCGAAAACGAAACAGAAGTAAAGAAAAACATCGGTTTTTTGCCAGAAAATAATCCACTTTATTTGGAAATGTATGTGAAAGAATATTTGCAATTCGTGGCAGATATTCACCAGATTTCTAAAGAAAAAGTAGATGAAATCATAGATTTAGTAGGCATTACTCCCGAAAAATCAAAGAAAATTTCTCAGTTATCGAAAGGATACAAACAGCGTGTTGGCTTAGCTCAAGCGATTCTTCATGCTCCAGATTTATTGATTCTAGATGAACCTACCAATGGTCTTGACCCGAATCAAATTCTAGAAATTAGAAATGTCATCAAAGAAATTGGCAAAGAAAAAACCGTAATTCTTTCTACTCACATTATGCAAGAAGTAGAAGCACTCTGTACCAGAGTGATTTTGATTCACCAAGGAAACATTGTTCAAGATGCTGATATTGCAGATTTCAAAGGGAAATTCAATAATTTAGAAGAAGCTTTTGCTCATTATACCAGCGTAAAAATAGAAGACTAA
- a CDS encoding threonine/serine exporter family protein — protein sequence MDFFLLIIKDFSFAFCVAIGFGSLFNTPNRVLLIAGLLGGLGHALRFTLYEGVGLGLITSTLSGTVLIGLLGIVLAHRVHTPPIVFTMPACITMIPGMYAYKTMLGFIRLTDESGLVRNPQDLDNTFHNLVLTASLLFCLAVGISIGVLLFRQSSVKMLKFAHKRKIEND from the coding sequence ATGGATTTTTTTCTACTGATCATAAAAGATTTTAGCTTCGCATTTTGTGTAGCCATTGGTTTTGGAAGTTTGTTTAACACTCCAAACAGAGTTTTATTAATCGCAGGGTTGCTTGGTGGGTTAGGTCATGCTTTGCGTTTTACTTTGTACGAAGGAGTTGGTTTAGGATTAATAACTTCTACACTTTCCGGAACAGTGCTTATAGGTTTATTGGGAATTGTTTTGGCGCATAGAGTTCACACTCCGCCAATTGTTTTTACCATGCCAGCTTGTATTACTATGATTCCCGGAATGTACGCATATAAAACCATGTTGGGTTTCATTCGATTGACAGACGAAAGCGGATTAGTCAGAAATCCTCAAGATTTAGATAATACTTTTCACAATTTGGTTCTTACCGCTTCTTTATTGTTTTGTTTGGCAGTCGGAATTTCCATCGGTGTATTGCTTTTCAGACAATCGAGTGTGAAAATGCTGAAATTTGCACACAAAAGAAAAATAGAAAACGATTAG
- a CDS encoding threonine/serine exporter family protein, translating to MKSGMLQEKPLIEKYNDLLLDIGSTLMVAGAHCGRIDRNIKRIADVFGVDIEIFYSFNGIILTTKMRNNPSETATHYKRLPSHGVHFGILNEISLLSWKVVSDHLDYPHVKREFEKIKKLSHHKRIQIVLGVGIACASLCILAKGDFIDATFAFFASMLGILARQEISKRKFNVMLAISGGAFVTSFIASINVFYGIGALPEKALATSVLYLVPGVQLVNAVIDLIEGYVATAIARGFYSGFLLLCIAAGMALSILIFGINNFY from the coding sequence ATGAAATCAGGAATGTTGCAAGAGAAACCTTTAATCGAAAAATATAATGATTTACTCTTAGATATAGGCTCTACATTGATGGTTGCAGGTGCGCATTGTGGTAGAATAGACCGAAATATAAAACGTATTGCAGATGTTTTCGGGGTAGATATAGAAATCTTTTATTCTTTCAATGGTATTATTCTCACTACTAAAATGAGAAACAACCCTTCTGAAACCGCCACTCATTATAAAAGATTACCAAGTCATGGTGTTCATTTCGGGATTCTCAACGAAATAAGTTTGCTTTCTTGGAAGGTGGTGAGCGATCATCTAGATTATCCACATGTGAAAAGAGAGTTTGAAAAAATTAAGAAACTTTCTCATCATAAACGAATTCAAATTGTTCTAGGAGTAGGAATTGCTTGTGCATCTCTTTGTATTTTAGCCAAAGGAGATTTTATAGATGCCACTTTTGCATTTTTTGCTTCTATGCTAGGAATACTTGCGAGACAAGAAATTTCAAAACGAAAATTTAATGTGATGTTAGCAATTAGTGGAGGAGCATTTGTTACCAGTTTTATTGCTTCCATCAATGTTTTTTACGGAATAGGAGCACTCCCCGAAAAAGCCTTGGCTACTTCAGTGCTGTATTTGGTTCCGGGTGTTCAATTGGTGAATGCTGTTATAGATTTAATCGAAGGATACGTCGCTACAGCTATTGCAAGAGGTTTTTATTCGGGATTTCTTTTATTGTGTATTGCTGCAGGAATGGCTTTGAGCATTCTTATTTTTGGAATTAATAATTTTTACTAA